From one Gracilibacillus salinarum genomic stretch:
- a CDS encoding M15 family metallopeptidase — protein MRKYIILLLLIAFVTVVSGCQQEQYSAENTDKSTINTEHKSEPVSLMEEEDNEQENDSSSEEDNEADNQDALEVVDNPTSVSIVVNKQRKLPDGYEPPDLVEADVSYYAPEGDPKRLIREEAAGALESLFAAAKQEGLELVAVSGYRSYQRQKVIYENNVATNGQEHADKFSARPGTSEHQTGLAMDVASAALVSVLEQSFIETDEGQWLEDHAHEYGFIIRYPEGKEDITGYSYEPWHLRYVGKDIASDIYQAQSTLEEHFGLLP, from the coding sequence ATGAGAAAATACATTATTTTATTATTGCTGATTGCATTTGTCACTGTTGTCAGTGGTTGCCAGCAGGAGCAGTACTCAGCAGAAAATACGGACAAGTCGACTATTAATACGGAGCACAAAAGTGAGCCAGTATCACTGATGGAAGAAGAAGATAATGAGCAAGAAAATGATTCCTCGTCAGAAGAGGACAATGAAGCTGATAATCAAGATGCATTAGAAGTAGTTGATAATCCTACAAGTGTTTCCATAGTAGTGAATAAGCAGCGAAAATTACCAGATGGTTATGAACCACCAGACTTAGTGGAAGCAGATGTATCCTATTATGCACCAGAAGGAGATCCGAAGCGCTTAATACGCGAGGAAGCTGCCGGTGCGTTAGAATCATTATTCGCAGCTGCGAAACAGGAAGGTCTAGAGTTGGTCGCTGTTTCTGGCTATCGCTCTTACCAGCGTCAAAAAGTCATTTACGAAAATAATGTCGCAACAAATGGCCAGGAACATGCCGATAAATTTTCTGCAAGACCAGGAACAAGTGAACATCAAACAGGATTAGCTATGGATGTTGCTTCTGCAGCCTTAGTATCTGTTTTAGAACAAAGCTTTATCGAAACAGATGAAGGACAATGGCTGGAGGATCACGCACATGAATACGGCTTTATCATCCGTTATCCGGAAGGTAAAGAAGACATAACAGGCTACAGCTATGAACCATGGCACCTGCGTTACGTAGGAAAAGACATAGCCTCCGACATTTACCAGGCCCAATCAACTCTAGAAGAACATTTCGGCTTACTACCTTAA
- a CDS encoding IDEAL domain-containing protein — MKKHKVSYQLKVFSMNQKQVLKAKREIPFEIQLASQLVLDDLCFSWNKARLEEKINQSIDDNDKEAFDVLSKAYSSYIWES; from the coding sequence ATGAAGAAACATAAGGTAAGTTATCAATTGAAAGTGTTTAGCATGAATCAGAAACAGGTACTTAAAGCCAAACGAGAAATACCTTTCGAAATTCAGTTAGCATCTCAGTTAGTTTTAGACGATCTTTGTTTTAGTTGGAATAAGGCACGCTTAGAAGAGAAGATAAATCAATCTATTGACGATAACGATAAAGAAGCTTTTGACGTATTGAGTAAGGCCTATAGCAGTTATATATGGGAATCATAG
- a CDS encoding cation diffusion facilitator family transporter, producing the protein MDPYSKYKEGEKGAWLSIFTYILLAISKLVVASIGDSSALRADGLNNATDVIASVAVLVGLKISRKPPDDDHHYGHFRAEMIASLIASFIMITIGIQVLIDTVRSIIAQDFSQPDMLTAWTALGAAIVMLFVYRYNLRLGKKINSSALQAAAQDNKSDALVSIGAFIGIIGAQFHLYWLDPLAGAIVGLIICKTAWDIFREATHTLTDGFHPNELNEIKESIDTHPDVMDIKDVKGRLHGNQALIEATIYVDPLMTVEQSHEITDHIEEELKEKHDVPHAHIHIEPYEDERQ; encoded by the coding sequence ATGGACCCATATTCAAAATATAAAGAAGGAGAAAAAGGGGCATGGCTTAGCATCTTTACCTATATCCTTCTCGCGATCAGTAAATTAGTGGTTGCTTCCATTGGGGATTCTTCCGCTTTACGTGCTGATGGTTTAAATAACGCAACGGATGTCATCGCGTCCGTTGCTGTTCTGGTCGGATTAAAGATTTCCAGAAAACCACCCGATGATGATCATCATTATGGACATTTTCGAGCAGAGATGATCGCATCGCTCATTGCATCCTTTATCATGATCACCATCGGCATACAAGTGTTAATCGATACCGTACGTAGTATAATCGCACAAGATTTTTCCCAGCCAGATATGTTAACTGCCTGGACAGCACTAGGTGCAGCTATCGTGATGCTGTTCGTTTATCGATATAATTTGCGATTAGGGAAGAAAATTAACAGTTCCGCCTTACAAGCCGCAGCCCAAGATAATAAGTCGGATGCACTTGTAAGTATCGGTGCCTTTATTGGTATTATCGGAGCACAGTTCCATCTCTATTGGCTCGATCCCCTGGCCGGCGCAATTGTAGGATTAATCATTTGTAAAACCGCTTGGGATATTTTTAGAGAAGCAACTCATACTTTAACAGATGGATTCCATCCCAATGAACTGAATGAAATTAAAGAAAGCATCGATACCCACCCAGACGTAATGGATATTAAAGATGTCAAAGGTCGCCTGCACGGCAATCAGGCGTTGATCGAAGCAACTATTTATGTTGATCCACTGATGACCGTGGAGCAAAGTCATGAAATAACCGATCATATTGAAGAAGAATTAAAAGAAAAACACGATGTGCCACATGCCCACATTCATATTGAACCATATGAAGACGAAAGACAGTAG
- a CDS encoding GNAT family N-acetyltransferase, translating to MYEIRKARPEDAKAIAEVHVQSWKATYQELLDEQDISNTTIEHRQILWETVLKLPRKQQPVTVIEENGSIVGFISGGKERTDRFGYDGEIYAIYLLPTHQRKGLGKQLLTAFTEEMKELGYHSLLVWVLTKNPTHQFYLQLGAQRIEQEQTTIGQGTYQETAYGFNSLNGLLAALMTKERQ from the coding sequence ATGTATGAGATTAGAAAAGCACGACCAGAAGATGCGAAAGCAATAGCAGAAGTTCATGTACAGAGTTGGAAGGCTACCTATCAGGAATTATTAGATGAACAGGATATATCTAATACAACGATAGAGCATCGTCAAATATTATGGGAGACGGTATTGAAATTGCCTCGCAAGCAGCAGCCGGTTACGGTAATAGAAGAAAATGGTTCGATCGTCGGTTTTATTTCAGGCGGTAAAGAACGAACAGATCGATTTGGTTATGATGGTGAAATCTATGCGATATATTTATTACCAACCCATCAGAGAAAAGGTTTGGGTAAACAATTATTAACAGCATTTACTGAAGAAATGAAGGAATTAGGTTATCATTCTTTATTAGTTTGGGTGTTAACGAAAAATCCAACCCATCAATTCTATCTGCAACTTGGCGCTCAACGGATTGAGCAAGAACAGACAACAATCGGCCAAGGTACTTATCAGGAAACCGCTTATGGCTTTAACAGTCTAAACGGCTTACTAGCAGCGTTAATGACGAAAGAAAGACAGTAG
- a CDS encoding AzlD domain-containing protein, with protein MIWLIIIGMAVVTVLPRVVPAYIVDFIQFPSWMNKWLKAIPFAALGALIFPGIMTVIPEKPYAGVFAGLVAILAAWFRVHVIGVVAIAIITVYLFTI; from the coding sequence ATGATTTGGTTGATTATTATTGGAATGGCTGTTGTTACCGTTTTACCACGGGTTGTTCCAGCGTATATCGTTGATTTCATCCAATTTCCTAGTTGGATGAATAAATGGTTGAAAGCGATACCATTTGCGGCATTGGGAGCTTTGATTTTTCCAGGTATTATGACAGTCATCCCCGAGAAGCCGTATGCAGGTGTGTTTGCTGGACTTGTTGCAATATTAGCAGCATGGTTTCGAGTTCATGTGATCGGTGTAGTGGCCATTGCGATTATTACTGTATATCTTTTTACCATATAA
- a CDS encoding AzlC family ABC transporter permease codes for MQLENKNQITMQIRDGVIAGSPIVIGYLPIAIAFGVLARQAGISLLELTSMSLLVFAGAAQFMAAGMIGLGVSAIEIIIATFVLNLRHFVMALSFVHQLQHIPLKWKGTLSIGVTDETFSVSSIYKHKAEQAYCHLFYGTIILTSYASWVFGSFLGGVLGDVIPEQLTQSMGVALYAMFIGLLVPSVRKYKRIAVVSVCAMLINYLLSPLIGQGWGIVAGTILGAVVGIFVLEEEKI; via the coding sequence ATGCAGTTAGAAAACAAAAATCAGATTACCATGCAAATCCGAGATGGCGTCATTGCTGGTTCACCAATCGTGATTGGCTATTTACCAATTGCTATTGCGTTTGGGGTTCTGGCGCGACAAGCAGGGATTTCCTTATTAGAATTAACGAGCATGAGCCTTCTCGTTTTTGCTGGAGCTGCTCAATTTATGGCAGCTGGTATGATTGGCTTAGGGGTCAGTGCAATAGAGATTATTATTGCTACCTTTGTTCTTAACCTGCGACATTTTGTCATGGCATTATCATTTGTACACCAGTTGCAGCATATTCCGTTAAAATGGAAAGGAACTTTGTCGATTGGGGTGACAGATGAAACATTCTCCGTCTCCTCTATTTATAAACATAAAGCAGAGCAAGCATATTGTCATCTGTTTTACGGTACGATTATCCTTACTTCATATGCGTCATGGGTGTTTGGTTCATTTTTAGGTGGTGTTTTGGGAGATGTCATTCCAGAACAATTAACACAAAGTATGGGTGTGGCACTTTATGCCATGTTTATTGGCTTACTAGTTCCATCTGTGCGAAAATATAAGCGCATTGCCGTCGTTAGTGTCTGTGCAATGCTGATTAATTACCTGCTTAGTCCGTTGATCGGACAAGGATGGGGAATCGTTGCAGGTACGATATTGGGTGCAGTAGTTGGCATCTTCGTACTGGAGGAAGAGAAAATATGA
- the map gene encoding type I methionyl aminopeptidase — MITRKSKREIEMMHEAGKLLARCHKEIAKRIVPGVTTKEIDVFVEKYLAEHGATPEQKGYNGYQFATCASINDEICHGFPRDEKLVKGDLVTIDMVVNLNGGLADSAWTYVVGEPDEKTARLLEVTKTSLYKGIEQAMPGNRIGDIGHAIQQYAEAEGFSVVREFTGHGIGPTIHEDPKIPHYGLAGKGPRLKEGTVITIEPMINEGAWQSKMDDNNWTARTIDGERSAQFEHTLVISKEGPIILTDQDHLED, encoded by the coding sequence ATGATTACACGAAAAAGCAAACGTGAAATAGAAATGATGCACGAAGCAGGTAAGTTACTAGCTCGTTGCCATAAGGAGATTGCCAAACGAATCGTTCCTGGCGTGACAACGAAAGAGATTGATGTTTTTGTTGAGAAGTATTTAGCGGAGCACGGCGCAACGCCAGAGCAAAAAGGATATAATGGTTATCAATTTGCAACATGCGCCTCCATTAATGATGAGATTTGTCATGGGTTTCCAAGAGATGAAAAACTCGTAAAAGGTGACCTGGTGACGATTGATATGGTTGTGAATTTAAATGGCGGCCTAGCTGACAGTGCTTGGACTTATGTTGTAGGCGAACCAGATGAAAAGACTGCAAGATTATTAGAGGTTACCAAAACTTCATTATATAAAGGGATTGAACAAGCAATGCCCGGAAATCGAATCGGTGATATTGGCCACGCCATTCAGCAATATGCCGAAGCGGAAGGTTTCTCTGTAGTACGAGAATTTACAGGTCATGGAATCGGACCAACTATTCATGAAGATCCAAAAATCCCGCATTACGGGTTAGCTGGCAAAGGGCCTCGATTGAAAGAGGGCACAGTGATTACAATTGAACCAATGATCAATGAAGGTGCCTGGCAAAGTAAAATGGATGATAACAATTGGACGGCTCGAACAATTGATGGAGAACGATCTGCCCAATTTGAACATACGTTGGTGATTTCCAAAGAAGGTCCTATTATTCTGACAGATCAGGATCATTTGGAAGATTAA
- a CDS encoding YjcZ family sporulation protein, with product MGAQQCGGYGSGFALIVVLFILLIIIGASWGYGGYGY from the coding sequence ATGGGTGCACAACAATGTGGAGGTTACGGTTCAGGTTTTGCGCTAATCGTCGTACTGTTTATTTTATTGATCATCATCGGTGCTTCATGGGGATACGGCGGTTACGGTTACTAA
- a CDS encoding SDR family NAD(P)-dependent oxidoreductase, whose amino-acid sequence MMKYAVITGTSKGLGASIAKQLMEASYHVIGLARSENHDLATAELPGSYTHYQVNLADLSATQSTFQDIIADLQQKKLTELLLVQNAALVQPIEQAGKQEAKQLMDHVHVNLLAPMIITNLWLDAWRESGIPLIMANVTSGAAQRSVYGWNAYCSTKAGLDRFTETVALEQDELKTGHKIFLFDPSIMDTDMQGEIRSSDPSQFKDVEKFKDYKTYQNLRNTDTVANVLVEKLVAPERIKNGEYYSVKDIFR is encoded by the coding sequence ATGATGAAATATGCTGTCATTACAGGTACATCGAAAGGTTTAGGAGCATCAATTGCGAAACAGTTAATGGAAGCATCCTATCATGTAATTGGACTGGCAAGAAGTGAGAATCATGACTTGGCAACAGCAGAACTTCCCGGCAGTTACACTCATTATCAAGTAAATCTGGCGGACCTGTCTGCTACTCAATCAACGTTCCAAGACATTATTGCTGATTTACAACAGAAAAAGCTTACTGAATTGCTGCTAGTCCAGAATGCGGCTCTTGTACAGCCTATTGAACAAGCTGGAAAACAGGAAGCAAAACAATTAATGGATCACGTCCATGTAAATTTACTTGCACCAATGATTATAACCAACCTTTGGCTTGATGCTTGGCGTGAATCTGGTATTCCGCTTATTATGGCAAATGTGACTTCAGGTGCAGCACAAAGATCTGTGTATGGTTGGAATGCTTACTGTAGTACAAAAGCAGGGCTGGATCGATTCACGGAAACAGTAGCGTTAGAGCAGGATGAATTAAAAACAGGTCATAAAATATTCTTGTTTGACCCAAGTATCATGGATACGGATATGCAAGGCGAAATTCGCAGCTCAGACCCATCACAGTTTAAAGATGTTGAGAAGTTTAAAGACTACAAAACATATCAGAATTTACGAAATACCGATACTGTGGCAAACGTATTAGTTGAAAAATTAGTAGCACCGGAGCGCATTAAAAACGGTGAGTACTATAGTGTGAAAGATATTTTTCGTTAG
- a CDS encoding trans-sulfuration enzyme family protein, translating into MGHRFDTKSVHVTMKRNGGIPAKVTPIHQTSAFTFENLADIEHFFEGERNYLYTRVGNPNTDELGQAVADLEEAPSGLATSSGLSAIMVGVLAAVKPGEHVLASNDLYGGTYELLANELTSFGIEVSFVSFEDDMEPYIQDNTVLLYTESLTNPLLRVEDLTKVVATAKKHNIKTMVDNTFATPYIVRPYTKGVNLVVHSATKYIGGHSDITAGVLVGDEDLIAAANTKCVNLGSNLSPFEAWLTVRGLKTLAVRMERHVQNAKQVAEALTNHPAVDKVYYPEFISEKGNGAIVSIDITENANIEQFLESLDWIKIVATLAGVETSVSYPLATSHRSLPPESQKELGITKGLIRISVGIEEAEDIIQTLKQALDIARK; encoded by the coding sequence ATGGGACATCGATTTGATACTAAATCTGTACACGTAACGATGAAGCGAAATGGGGGGATACCAGCGAAGGTTACTCCAATTCATCAGACTTCTGCTTTTACATTTGAGAATTTGGCAGATATAGAACATTTTTTTGAAGGGGAACGAAATTATTTATATACAAGAGTCGGTAATCCGAACACAGATGAATTAGGACAGGCTGTTGCCGATTTAGAAGAAGCGCCAAGTGGTTTGGCAACATCATCCGGACTCTCTGCAATTATGGTGGGTGTTCTGGCAGCAGTAAAACCAGGAGAGCATGTGCTTGCTTCCAATGATCTATATGGTGGTACATACGAATTATTGGCAAATGAATTAACATCCTTTGGGATTGAAGTGAGTTTTGTCTCCTTTGAAGATGACATGGAGCCATATATACAAGATAATACGGTATTATTATATACAGAGTCCTTAACAAATCCATTATTACGAGTGGAAGATTTAACGAAAGTGGTAGCCACAGCGAAGAAACATAATATCAAAACAATGGTCGACAATACGTTTGCTACACCGTACATCGTTCGTCCTTATACCAAAGGGGTAAATCTTGTGGTGCACAGTGCAACGAAGTATATTGGCGGACATAGTGATATTACCGCAGGGGTACTCGTTGGTGATGAGGATTTAATTGCTGCCGCCAATACAAAGTGTGTCAATCTTGGTAGTAATTTAAGTCCTTTTGAAGCATGGCTTACGGTAAGAGGTCTGAAGACGTTGGCAGTCCGTATGGAGCGACACGTACAAAATGCAAAGCAGGTTGCGGAAGCATTGACTAATCATCCGGCTGTAGATAAAGTGTATTACCCTGAATTCATCTCTGAAAAAGGAAACGGTGCAATCGTCTCGATTGATATTACGGAAAATGCCAATATTGAGCAATTTCTTGAATCATTGGACTGGATCAAAATCGTAGCAACATTAGCAGGTGTGGAAACGTCTGTATCCTATCCGTTAGCTACGTCACACAGAAGTTTACCGCCTGAATCGCAGAAAGAATTAGGAATAACGAAAGGTTTAATTCGTATTTCTGTGGGAATTGAAGAAGCAGAGGATATTATCCAAACATTAAAACAAGCCTTGGATATTGCGCGAAAGTAA
- a CDS encoding DegV family protein, whose product MKKIAWITDSSCGLSKEFAEKHHIHIVPLNVIIGGKTYKEDVDITKDEFYALMKQHGDDAKTSQPAYGDFVTLYEKLKTEYDFGIALHASSQLTGTYQSSASASEMVGFPVEVIDSKIGDYALGRMIERGIEMVEDGLETEEVIKQLHTFPERAQMYLMPQNFEQLRRSGRVSKAQSLFASLLNIHVILGFDDGKVVVKDKVRIKKRAKQKMFHFLDEAMEKYQLKELCIQHAGVLDTAMEWKEEIQKKHQAVKVKVQTLVPVAGVHTGHGTLCFSYLRD is encoded by the coding sequence GTGAAGAAGATAGCATGGATTACAGACAGCTCATGTGGACTTTCAAAGGAATTCGCAGAAAAACATCATATTCACATAGTTCCTTTGAATGTAATTATCGGCGGAAAAACATATAAAGAAGATGTTGATATAACGAAAGATGAATTTTATGCATTGATGAAACAACATGGAGACGATGCCAAAACAAGTCAGCCGGCATATGGTGATTTTGTTACATTGTATGAGAAGTTAAAAACAGAATATGATTTTGGTATTGCGCTTCACGCATCCAGTCAGTTGACCGGTACGTATCAAAGTTCTGCATCCGCTTCAGAAATGGTTGGTTTTCCTGTTGAAGTAATTGACTCTAAGATTGGCGATTATGCTTTAGGAAGAATGATCGAACGCGGTATTGAAATGGTGGAAGATGGTTTGGAAACAGAAGAAGTGATCAAGCAGCTTCATACGTTTCCAGAACGTGCACAAATGTATCTGATGCCACAAAATTTTGAACAATTACGAAGAAGTGGCAGGGTAAGCAAAGCACAATCGCTTTTTGCCTCACTGTTAAATATTCATGTCATCTTAGGGTTTGATGACGGAAAAGTGGTTGTGAAGGACAAAGTAAGAATTAAAAAACGTGCTAAACAAAAAATGTTCCATTTCCTGGACGAGGCAATGGAAAAATATCAATTAAAAGAACTGTGTATTCAGCATGCGGGGGTTTTAGATACCGCGATGGAGTGGAAAGAAGAAATTCAAAAGAAACACCAGGCTGTCAAAGTGAAAGTTCAGACACTGGTACCAGTAGCTGGAGTGCACACGGGACACGGTACATTATGTTTTTCTTATCTTAGAGATTAA
- a CDS encoding collagen-like protein has protein sequence MSQSNIPNITPEITLTRDDAINLLLSSIAFEELGLSHIINAEGEKLQYALGTLPGVTSIETASISDLLAMNESVRDTLGAITKKEFLLDSKLDSILSTPISVGPTGPTGPTGPTGGPSGATGPTGPTGPTGPTGADGATGATGPTGADGATGATGPTGADGATGATGPTGADGATGPTGPTGADGATGATGPTGADGVDGATGPTGPTGADGVDGATGPTGPTGADGATGPTGPTGADGATGATGPTGADGATGATGATGEIFTDQGFSAFAGQLTVSASQQITGWSTTSPYYTDPNFNAATGLYTVPETGRYALSATINYETTAALSVSLSAGVDPAFSIRRTNTATDLLTGLFPILNVNVAILTLRAILGNGTVTLTGDVALNAGDTIGLFYIADGLTVELDLGGGQEGIVWSIHRLS, from the coding sequence ATGTCTCAGTCCAATATTCCTAATATAACACCAGAAATAACTCTCACGAGAGATGATGCGATAAATTTATTGCTATCTTCTATTGCTTTTGAAGAGCTCGGTTTAAGTCATATTATTAATGCTGAAGGAGAGAAGTTACAATATGCACTTGGAACATTGCCAGGTGTTACTTCTATCGAAACAGCATCAATCAGCGATTTGTTAGCAATGAACGAGAGTGTTCGTGATACGCTGGGTGCCATTACAAAGAAAGAATTTTTATTGGATAGTAAACTGGATAGTATCCTATCAACGCCTATTTCAGTAGGTCCAACTGGTCCAACCGGCCCAACAGGTCCGACAGGTGGTCCATCAGGCGCTACCGGTCCAACCGGCCCGACTGGCCCAACAGGTCCAACGGGAGCAGACGGTGCAACCGGAGCAACAGGACCAACAGGAGCAGACGGTGCGACCGGAGCAACAGGTCCAACGGGAGCAGACGGAGCGACTGGAGCCACAGGTCCAACAGGGGCAGACGGAGCGACCGGCCCAACAGGTCCAACGGGAGCAGATGGAGCGACCGGAGCAACAGGACCAACAGGGGCAGATGGAGTAGACGGTGCGACCGGCCCAACAGGACCAACAGGAGCAGATGGAGTAGACGGTGCGACCGGCCCAACAGGACCAACAGGAGCAGACGGAGCGACCGGCCCAACAGGTCCAACGGGAGCAGATGGAGCGACTGGAGCCACAGGACCAACGGGAGCAGACGGTGCGACCGGAGCAACAGGGGCAACAGGTGAAATTTTTACCGATCAAGGATTCTCTGCTTTTGCTGGCCAATTAACGGTTTCCGCTTCTCAACAAATTACGGGTTGGTCAACTACTTCACCATATTATACAGACCCGAACTTTAATGCGGCTACGGGATTATACACGGTTCCCGAAACTGGCAGATACGCACTTTCCGCTACCATTAATTATGAAACTACCGCAGCGCTTTCAGTAAGCTTGAGTGCTGGTGTTGATCCAGCATTCAGCATAAGACGAACCAATACGGCTACTGATTTGCTTACTGGATTGTTCCCAATATTAAACGTTAACGTTGCAATATTAACGTTACGAGCAATTTTGGGTAATGGAACTGTAACATTAACTGGAGATGTAGCATTAAATGCAGGGGATACCATTGGGTTATTCTATATTGCTGATGGATTAACTGTGGAATTAGATCTAGGTGGCGGCCAAGAAGGAATTGTCTGGTCTATTCATCGATTGTCATAG
- a CDS encoding glycosyltransferase, with translation MIVKNEEDSIERVLQSVHDIVDEINIVDTGSTDSTKQLVNKFNATIYDYEWHDHFADARNFAFSKATKEYILWLDADDVVLEKDRGLFKQLKKTLPRDVDTVTMPYHLAFDDAGNVTSSLRRNRLVKQSRQFQWFGAVHEYLAVNGKSYHSDVAITHRKNKVYTDRNLKIYRKMQDEGKEFSPRELYYFANELRDHGINQEAIETYQKFLNGKRGWIEDNIQACLKMAYCYGKLENYEEQYLSLFRSFRFDKPRAEVCCEIGRIKINEKLFHQAIYWFEQALRLPDPPERMSMSNQAHWTWLPHLQLCVCYDQIGLPEKAYEHNELAKSYNPTHPSILFNQKYFSNAYGDRFKPSE, from the coding sequence ATGATTGTAAAGAATGAAGAAGATAGTATTGAACGTGTCTTGCAATCGGTTCACGATATTGTAGATGAAATAAATATTGTGGATACTGGTTCTACAGATAGTACGAAACAACTCGTTAACAAATTCAACGCAACAATATATGATTACGAATGGCACGATCATTTTGCGGATGCACGTAATTTTGCTTTTAGTAAAGCAACGAAAGAGTACATCTTATGGCTGGATGCAGATGATGTTGTATTAGAAAAAGATCGTGGACTGTTTAAACAACTAAAGAAAACTCTGCCACGAGATGTTGATACCGTGACAATGCCTTATCATCTTGCATTTGATGATGCAGGTAATGTAACTTCTTCCTTACGAAGGAACAGACTGGTGAAGCAATCTCGTCAGTTCCAATGGTTTGGTGCAGTGCACGAATACTTGGCGGTAAATGGAAAAAGTTATCATAGCGATGTAGCAATAACTCACCGGAAAAATAAAGTATACACAGATAGAAACTTAAAAATTTATCGCAAAATGCAAGACGAAGGGAAAGAATTTTCCCCGCGGGAGCTTTACTATTTTGCTAATGAACTTCGCGATCATGGAATAAATCAAGAAGCGATCGAAACTTATCAGAAATTTTTAAACGGAAAAAGGGGCTGGATAGAGGATAATATTCAAGCATGCTTGAAAATGGCATATTGTTATGGGAAATTAGAAAATTACGAAGAACAGTATCTTTCGTTGTTTCGTTCCTTCCGATTTGATAAGCCGAGGGCAGAAGTATGCTGTGAGATTGGCAGAATAAAAATTAATGAGAAATTATTTCATCAGGCTATATATTGGTTCGAACAGGCACTTAGACTGCCAGATCCACCTGAGCGCATGTCAATGAGTAATCAGGCACATTGGACGTGGTTACCACATCTCCAGCTGTGTGTTTGTTATGATCAAATCGGACTGCCTGAAAAAGCGTATGAACATAATGAATTGGCTAAATCGTACAATCCAACTCATCCTAGTATTTTATTCAATCAAAAATATTTCAGCAATGCATATGGTGATCGGTTCAAACCTTCTGAATAA